The following proteins are encoded in a genomic region of Synechococcus sp. ROS8604:
- the hemL gene encoding glutamate-1-semialdehyde 2,1-aminomutase, whose amino-acid sequence MTASNLNTSHSQAIFSAAKALMPGGVSSPVRAFKSVGGQPIVFDRVKGPYAWDVDGNKYVDYIGSWGPAICGHAHPEVISALQEAIEKGTSFGAPCALENTLAEMVIEAVPSVEMVRFVNSGTEACMSMLRLIRAFTGRDKIIKFEGCYHGHADMFLVKAGSGVATLGLPDSPGVPRSTTANTLTAPYNDLESVKQLFAENPDAIAGVILEPIVGNAGFIQPEPGFLEGLRELTKENGALLVFDEVMTGFRISYGGAQAHFGVTPDLTTMGKVIGGGLPVGAYGGRKDIMEMVAPAGPMYQAGTLSGNPLAMTAGIKTLELLKQPGSYEKLTATTERLIQGILDAGREAGLPITGGSVGAMFGFFLCEGPVRNFEEAKTTDSVRFGQLHRAMLERGAYLAPSAFEAGFTSLAHSDVDIDATIKAFRESFAAIA is encoded by the coding sequence GTGACTGCTTCCAATCTGAACACCAGCCACTCCCAGGCCATTTTTAGTGCTGCCAAGGCTCTGATGCCTGGTGGCGTGAGCTCTCCGGTGCGCGCCTTCAAGTCGGTCGGCGGGCAGCCCATCGTGTTCGATCGGGTCAAAGGCCCTTACGCCTGGGATGTCGATGGCAATAAATATGTGGATTACATCGGCAGCTGGGGGCCAGCCATCTGCGGTCATGCCCATCCAGAGGTCATCAGTGCACTTCAAGAGGCCATTGAGAAAGGCACAAGTTTTGGTGCTCCCTGCGCCTTAGAAAACACCCTGGCCGAGATGGTGATTGAAGCCGTCCCCAGCGTGGAAATGGTGCGCTTTGTGAACAGCGGCACCGAGGCCTGCATGTCGATGCTGCGCTTGATTCGCGCGTTCACTGGGCGCGACAAGATCATCAAGTTCGAGGGCTGCTACCACGGCCATGCGGACATGTTCCTCGTCAAAGCTGGTTCTGGTGTGGCAACGCTCGGCCTACCCGATTCCCCCGGAGTACCACGGAGCACCACTGCCAACACGCTAACCGCTCCCTACAACGATTTGGAATCGGTCAAACAGCTCTTCGCTGAGAACCCCGACGCCATTGCTGGCGTGATTCTTGAGCCAATTGTTGGCAATGCTGGGTTCATCCAACCTGAGCCAGGATTTTTGGAGGGGTTGCGAGAACTCACCAAAGAAAACGGCGCACTTCTGGTCTTCGATGAAGTGATGACTGGTTTCCGTATCAGCTACGGCGGGGCCCAAGCTCATTTTGGAGTGACTCCTGATCTCACGACGATGGGGAAAGTGATTGGAGGAGGTTTGCCCGTAGGAGCCTATGGCGGCCGCAAAGACATCATGGAGATGGTGGCTCCAGCTGGTCCTATGTATCAAGCAGGGACGCTGAGCGGCAATCCATTAGCGATGACGGCTGGAATCAAAACACTCGAGTTGCTCAAGCAGCCAGGAAGTTACGAGAAACTGACTGCCACAACGGAACGCTTGATTCAAGGAATCCTCGACGCGGGCCGTGAGGCAGGGCTTCCGATCACCGGGGGCAGCGTTGGCGCCATGTTTGGTTTCTTCCTCTGTGAAGGTCCAGTTCGCAATTTCGAAGAAGCGAAAACAACCGATTCCGTTCGGTTTGGACAGCTGCACCGAGCGATGCTGGAACGCGGTGCTTACCTTGCACCGTCGGCGTTTGAAGCGGGGTTCACGTCGCTTGCTCACTCCGATGTAGACATCGACGCGACCATCAAGGCATTCCGAGAAAGCTTCGCTGCAATCGCCTGA
- a CDS encoding carbohydrate porin produces MNPWIDSQQKNAKESEQNLPDPLIQLGGYSATTDLDVTQSTNLGDGSNHGIYGTITWPLSLPIGNDNRIWISSSLSLNPNNNPLISYVAGGLLSQGIFPGRPLDVPLGVNKNGFSQSITPNQSYEGVIELNYKIQISDRLQIQPLMQLIINPSGIGSLPTIWATGAQINFSI; encoded by the coding sequence ATGAATCCATGGATCGATTCCCAACAGAAAAACGCGAAAGAATCAGAACAAAACCTGCCAGATCCACTCATTCAACTAGGCGGTTATTCAGCAACAACCGACCTAGATGTAACGCAAAGCACAAACTTAGGCGATGGCAGCAATCATGGCATTTACGGAACGATCACATGGCCATTATCCCTACCCATTGGAAACGACAACCGAATCTGGATCTCCAGTAGTCTCAGTTTGAACCCAAACAACAACCCCTTAATCAGCTATGTAGCCGGGGGACTGCTCAGCCAAGGGATCTTCCCTGGCAGGCCCTTGGATGTGCCCCTAGGCGTGAACAAAAACGGATTCAGCCAAAGCATTACTCCTAACCAAAGCTATGAAGGAGTGATTGAACTCAACTACAAGATTCAAATCTCTGATCGCCTGCAAATACAGCCACTCATGCAGTTGATTATCAACCCTTCTGGGATAGGATCTCTGCCAACGATATGGGCAACAGGAGCCCAAATCAACTTCTCTATTTAA
- a CDS encoding DUF481 domain-containing protein encodes MKIQTTSLLPILKRAAWLPIAFNATALLLLDSSTRNVFAETITLTLSNGDKIQGTLVKSESTDTVTVIDHPSLGKLEIKSTALKAKPKKKHWTGSLSAGMTGTNTDRDYDLDSTFQLITQYKDERNLLSFKANTEYGITRSANQKEGSTDTNQGQMDLRYSYTFSGKLSTYASNTYEYDMLNQVGQNNLINSIGLGYDLIKTDTTTLNVSAGPSAQSLWGGRFCTADKYCGKTYPASSARISFDWLPNNYFNLSLSNQFTNAYVDGFSPSNNFSGTIKIYPLGDKKLFTSLNGQLIYNSLTSPKVDNSFSLQLGTQLF; translated from the coding sequence ATGAAAATACAAACAACAAGTCTTCTCCCCATATTAAAACGAGCAGCGTGGCTCCCCATAGCCTTCAATGCAACCGCGCTGCTGCTGCTTGATAGCAGCACACGCAATGTCTTTGCAGAAACAATCACGCTAACCCTTAGCAATGGCGACAAAATTCAAGGGACATTAGTCAAGAGTGAGAGCACTGATACCGTGACTGTGATTGACCACCCAAGTTTAGGCAAGCTTGAAATTAAATCGACAGCTTTAAAAGCCAAACCGAAAAAAAAGCACTGGACAGGAAGTCTTTCAGCTGGAATGACAGGCACAAATACAGATCGTGATTACGACCTCGACAGCACATTTCAACTGATCACACAATATAAGGACGAAAGGAATCTTCTCTCCTTCAAAGCCAATACAGAGTACGGAATTACAAGAAGCGCCAATCAAAAGGAGGGCTCAACAGACACCAACCAAGGACAGATGGACTTGCGTTATTCATATACTTTTTCAGGGAAACTGAGTACTTATGCATCCAATACCTATGAGTACGACATGCTGAATCAGGTCGGCCAGAATAATCTCATTAATTCAATTGGACTCGGGTATGACCTGATCAAAACTGACACCACAACTCTCAATGTATCGGCAGGACCTTCGGCCCAGAGCCTTTGGGGAGGAAGATTCTGCACAGCTGACAAATACTGCGGAAAAACTTACCCAGCAAGCAGTGCTCGAATCAGTTTCGACTGGCTTCCTAACAACTACTTCAACCTCTCTCTCAGCAATCAATTCACGAATGCCTACGTCGATGGGTTTTCTCCGAGCAACAATTTCTCAGGAACCATCAAAATCTACCCCTTGGGGGACAAAAAACTATTCACATCCCTAAATGGACAACTTATCTATAACTCTCTCACGTCACCAAAAGTTGACAACAGCTTTTCATTGCAACTTGGAACCCAACTCTTCTAA
- a CDS encoding YajQ family cyclic di-GMP-binding protein produces the protein MASYSFDVVSDFDRQELVNTLDQVRRDVGNRYDLKDSGTEIDLAETEVVITTASDMTLQAVEDILRTKATKRDLSLKIFDFQTPEAVGGNRVKQVIQLRKGLSQELAKKLSKMVRDELKKVTVAIQGESLRITGKSKDDLQAAIQLVKSKEEELDVPLQFENYR, from the coding sequence ATGGCGTCATATTCATTTGATGTGGTTTCTGATTTTGACCGCCAGGAGCTGGTCAATACTCTGGATCAAGTCCGCCGGGATGTTGGAAATCGCTATGACCTTAAGGACTCGGGTACTGAGATTGATCTAGCCGAAACGGAAGTGGTTATCACAACAGCCAGTGATATGACATTGCAGGCTGTGGAGGATATCTTGAGAACTAAAGCGACGAAACGCGATCTTTCTTTAAAGATTTTTGACTTCCAAACCCCTGAAGCAGTGGGTGGGAATCGCGTCAAGCAGGTCATTCAATTGCGAAAGGGGCTGAGTCAAGAGTTGGCGAAAAAGCTGAGCAAAATGGTTCGCGATGAATTGAAGAAGGTCACGGTTGCCATTCAAGGGGAAAGTCTTCGTATTACTGGTAAGAGCAAGGACGACCTTCAAGCAGCCATCCAACTCGTGAAAAGCAAGGAGGAAGAATTAGATGTTCCGCTTCAATTTGAGAATTACCGCTAA